The window AAAGAGCCTCCCGGCCTTGTCGTAGGCATACTTCCAGACAAAGGGCCGACCGGCCACGGTTTCGGTTTTCTCCACGATTCGGCCGCTTGGGTCATACTTCAGCCTCATTTCAAATACGCTCATATGATCTCCTCCGGGCCACTGAGCTAGACGGCCCTGTCTTTGTTTGCGGAGAGCGTATCACGGGTTTTTCGGCCCAAATGAGCGAAACACGGAGTTGTCGGCGGAATGCAGTTGAATGTTGGTCGAATGCACGGCGCGGTCGGTAAAATACATCGGAAAAGCCGTATGTTCCGCTTGACAGTTTTCACCAGAGGGGCTGGTGTGTGGGATAGTCGGGGGACACCCTTTCCGGCGAGGAGAATGATTGTCTCGCCCTGTACCCCAATGGTTTCCGGTTTTGCCGATACCGATTTGCTCGGGGGCGTCCGAACAGTTGATGACAATCTTTGAATCCTTTTCTTGAATTTGCTGACAACACTTTTAGATC is drawn from Desulfovibrio sp. Huiquan2017 and contains these coding sequences:
- a CDS encoding RHS repeat domain-containing protein, whose translation is MSVFEMRLKYDPSGRIVEKTETVAGRPFVWKYAYDKAGRLF